A genome region from Methanobacterium subterraneum includes the following:
- a CDS encoding Mur ligase family protein has protein sequence MVVKMKAAVVGLGVEGMNAVESLLNHGYEVYASDINFNVELKVDRCLDVDLGFHDFQKIENADVIVLSPGLWNRPVFNKIKSNGKLLSDIITSHRSLFTIGVTGTNGKTTTTMMIASILQKAGMKVLTGGNAGGGFKGYTEVILEAASMDYDILLVEVCDMTLDFCKDNFDFNLVVVTNVGRDHLEFHQSLENYLKSLGKFVEGKRVVLNQETENLGYFKGKADEIHFFTRVPYELNLFGDFNRKNAAAASKAADIVGISNNTIETSLKNFNVLPGRATIIDLPHSQIVVGKTDNADAAAAVFNEADFPVIILGTPRKGEMCRLDIFREASKTNSEIIAIFPGLEDTRDEVRRVLEEENYTGTIHNLDDVKKVVEFALKCSEKYPNVFIGGNGQRKIIEITDSLKEAISAK, from the coding sequence ATGGTTGTTAAAATGAAGGCTGCTGTGGTTGGGCTGGGAGTAGAAGGCATGAATGCCGTTGAATCTCTTCTTAATCATGGTTATGAAGTTTATGCTTCAGATATTAATTTCAACGTTGAATTAAAGGTTGATAGATGCCTGGATGTTGATCTGGGATTTCACGATTTTCAAAAAATAGAGAATGCTGATGTGATTGTTTTAAGTCCGGGATTATGGAATAGACCTGTTTTTAATAAAATTAAGTCTAATGGAAAACTTTTATCAGACATTATAACTTCTCATCGCTCTTTGTTTACCATAGGAGTCACTGGTACCAACGGTAAAACCACCACCACCATGATGATTGCCAGCATACTGCAGAAGGCAGGTATGAAAGTTCTAACTGGAGGAAATGCTGGTGGAGGTTTTAAGGGTTACACTGAGGTAATTTTAGAAGCTGCATCCATGGATTATGATATTCTCCTGGTGGAAGTCTGTGATATGACTCTGGATTTCTGTAAGGATAATTTTGATTTTAACTTGGTTGTGGTGACCAATGTGGGTCGGGATCACCTTGAATTCCACCAATCACTCGAGAACTATCTTAAATCCCTGGGAAAATTTGTTGAGGGTAAGAGGGTTGTTCTAAACCAGGAAACTGAAAATTTAGGTTATTTCAAAGGAAAAGCAGATGAAATTCACTTTTTCACCAGAGTTCCGTATGAATTGAATTTATTCGGAGATTTCAACCGCAAAAATGCAGCTGCTGCTTCAAAAGCTGCGGATATAGTGGGAATATCAAATAATACCATTGAAACTAGCCTTAAAAATTTCAATGTTTTACCTGGCAGGGCTACAATCATTGATCTCCCCCACTCCCAGATAGTGGTAGGTAAAACTGATAATGCAGATGCTGCAGCAGCAGTATTTAACGAAGCAGATTTTCCAGTCATAATTCTTGGAACTCCACGTAAAGGTGAAATGTGTCGTTTAGACATATTCAGAGAAGCTTCTAAAACAAATTCAGAGATCATTGCTATTTTCCCGGGCCTGGAAGATACTCGGGATGAAGTTCGAAGGGTGCTGGAGGAAGAAAACTACACGGGAACAATTCATAATTTGGACGATGTGAAAAAAGTGGTCGAATTTGCACTCAAATGCTCAGAAAAGTATCCTAATGTATTCATTGGCGGCAATGGACAACGCAAGATCATTGAAATAACTGACAGTTTAAAGGAGGCCATTTCGGCAAAATAA